From Roseisolibacter agri, a single genomic window includes:
- a CDS encoding RrF2 family transcriptional regulator yields the protein MRITTWAEYGLICALHLARRASEGPVTGRDVATKENLPTDYVEQILLRLRRAEIIRSARGARGGYTLARPAEEITVREVIAASELETFELHCATHPVGEERCSAAHSCSIRPVWMMLQKRIDDVLDSVRLSDLMHDEMVVRARVGLGPKAPTQLAAAHERRRRTTAVAVDRRLPILQD from the coding sequence GTGCGTATCACCACCTGGGCCGAATACGGCCTGATCTGCGCCCTCCACCTGGCCCGCCGCGCGAGCGAGGGTCCCGTCACGGGCCGCGACGTCGCGACGAAGGAGAACCTGCCGACGGACTACGTCGAGCAGATCCTCCTGCGGCTGCGCCGCGCGGAGATCATCCGTTCGGCCCGCGGCGCGCGCGGCGGCTATACGCTCGCGCGCCCGGCCGAGGAGATCACGGTGCGCGAGGTGATCGCGGCGTCCGAGCTCGAGACCTTCGAGCTGCACTGCGCCACGCATCCGGTCGGGGAGGAGCGCTGCTCGGCCGCGCACAGCTGCTCCATCCGCCCCGTGTGGATGATGCTGCAGAAGCGGATCGACGACGTGCTGGACAGCGTCCGGCTGTCGGACCTGATGCACGACGAGATGGTGGTGCGGGCGCGCGTGGGGCTCGGCCCCAAGGCGCCGACGCAGCTGGCCGCGGCGCACGAGCGCCGGCGTCGCACGACGGCGGTCGCCGTCGACCGCCGCCTCCCCATCCTCCAGGACTGA
- a CDS encoding aspartate ammonia-lyase has protein sequence MSDAFRTEKDPLGPLEVPADALYGVQTLRARQNFPISGLKPLWPFVQSQVWIKKAAALTHKETGRLDAKVADAIVQAADEVLARKHDEHFVVDPYQAGAGTSHNMNANEVLANRANEILGGKRGEYKPVHPNDHVNMAQSTNDTIPTNIRLSALSQLPALVAAFEGLRDALADKGREFDHIVKAGRTHLQDAMPIRLGQEFAAYARSMDRATRRVKEAADYLRDLGIGGSAVGTGVTVEKEYPELMNKHLKAITGLELRVGEDRIQLMQSMGDAAAFSATLRGLAIDLSKIASDLRLMVMGPRTGIDEIKLPAVQPGSSIMPGKINPSIPEMVNQVCFQVMGCDTTVAIASEHGQLELNVMMPVIAHNILLSMQILTSTATVLTEKCVKGIEANEPMLAYWVERSAALATALMPHIGYAKAAELSKQSVKEGVLIRDMVKRDQLLPAEQIDEVLDLRKMTEIGVPGGAHAMVAGG, from the coding sequence ATGTCCGACGCCTTCCGCACCGAAAAGGATCCCCTCGGCCCCCTCGAGGTCCCGGCCGACGCCCTGTACGGCGTGCAGACGCTGCGCGCCCGCCAGAACTTCCCGATCAGCGGCCTGAAGCCGCTCTGGCCGTTCGTGCAGTCGCAGGTGTGGATCAAGAAGGCCGCGGCGCTGACGCACAAGGAGACCGGGCGCCTGGACGCGAAGGTCGCCGACGCGATCGTGCAGGCGGCCGACGAGGTGCTGGCGCGCAAGCACGACGAGCACTTCGTCGTCGATCCGTACCAGGCCGGCGCGGGCACGTCGCACAACATGAACGCGAACGAGGTGCTGGCGAACCGCGCCAACGAGATCCTCGGCGGGAAGCGCGGCGAGTACAAGCCCGTGCACCCGAACGACCACGTCAACATGGCGCAGTCGACCAACGACACGATCCCGACGAACATCCGCCTCAGCGCGCTGTCGCAGCTGCCGGCGCTGGTCGCCGCGTTCGAGGGGCTGCGCGACGCGCTGGCCGACAAGGGGCGCGAGTTCGACCACATCGTGAAGGCGGGCCGCACGCACCTGCAGGACGCGATGCCCATCCGCCTCGGCCAGGAGTTCGCGGCCTATGCGCGCTCGATGGACCGCGCGACGCGCCGCGTGAAGGAGGCGGCGGACTACCTGCGCGACCTCGGCATCGGCGGCTCGGCCGTCGGCACCGGCGTGACGGTGGAGAAGGAGTATCCCGAGCTGATGAACAAGCACCTCAAGGCCATCACGGGTCTCGAGCTGCGCGTCGGCGAGGACCGCATCCAGCTGATGCAGAGCATGGGCGACGCGGCGGCGTTCAGCGCGACGCTGCGCGGCCTCGCGATCGACCTCTCGAAGATCGCCAGCGACCTGCGCCTCATGGTGATGGGCCCGCGCACGGGCATCGACGAGATCAAGCTGCCGGCCGTGCAGCCGGGCAGCTCGATCATGCCGGGCAAGATCAACCCGTCGATCCCGGAGATGGTCAACCAGGTGTGCTTCCAGGTCATGGGATGCGACACCACGGTGGCCATCGCCAGCGAGCACGGGCAGCTCGAGCTGAACGTCATGATGCCCGTCATCGCGCACAACATCCTGCTCTCGATGCAGATCCTCACCAGCACGGCGACCGTGCTGACGGAGAAGTGCGTGAAGGGCATCGAGGCCAACGAGCCGATGCTCGCGTACTGGGTGGAGCGCTCGGCCGCCCTCGCGACCGCGCTCATGCCGCACATCGGCTACGCGAAGGCCGCGGAGCTGAGCAAGCAGTCGGTGAAGGAGGGGGTGCTGATCCGCGACATGGTCAAGCGCGACCAGCTCCTGCCGGCCGAGCAGATCGACGAGGTGCTCGACCTGCGGAAGATGACCGAGATCGGCGTGCCGGGCGGCGCGCACGCGATGGTCGCGGGCGGCTGA
- a CDS encoding DUF4149 domain-containing protein — translation MSPVGLAMPGRLLAAAALLAAWIGAAALVAAVVAPAAFSVLPTRALAGALVGRVLPVIFLTGLAVGLGAAVLGWHVAPAFARTRLVLPLLTALACGVAQFGIAPRIQRLRAEMGPSIEALPTTDPRRAQFGRLHGISVAFMGAGLLAAGAALVLTAVAATRER, via the coding sequence AGCCCCGTCGGCCTCGCGATGCCGGGGCGTCTGCTCGCCGCGGCCGCGCTGCTCGCGGCGTGGATCGGCGCCGCGGCGCTCGTCGCGGCGGTCGTCGCGCCGGCGGCGTTCAGCGTGCTGCCCACGCGCGCGCTCGCCGGCGCGCTGGTGGGCCGGGTGCTGCCGGTCATCTTCCTCACCGGCCTCGCCGTCGGGCTGGGCGCGGCGGTGCTCGGCTGGCACGTCGCCCCCGCGTTCGCGCGCACGCGCCTCGTGCTGCCGCTGCTCACCGCGCTCGCCTGCGGCGTCGCGCAGTTCGGCATCGCGCCGCGCATCCAGCGCCTGCGCGCCGAGATGGGTCCCTCCATCGAGGCGCTGCCGACGACCGACCCGCGGCGCGCGCAGTTCGGGCGCCTGCACGGGATCTCGGTCGCCTTCATGGGCGCCGGCCTGCTGGCCGCCGGCGCCGCGCTCGTGCTCACCGCGGTCGCCGCGACGCGCGAGCGCTGA